From one [Ruminococcus] lactaris ATCC 29176 genomic stretch:
- a CDS encoding AraC family transcriptional regulator, whose translation MHIVAANTDHFSNPKKYYGIQLQDLFHIEELFSLHYFEYMSTFSFPGESHDFWEFVCVDKGEVEIGAGPLTHTLRRGEIAFHYPGEFHWVKANGKIAPNLIVISFSCTDPAMEFFRGKILHLEETERRLLAGIIAEAGSFLEGRLDDPYQTSLQIRKDTSPVCGQLIRLHLEELLLSLYRRNQNPLLTEEVSRTPLSDRTLSKNTDAELFSHIKNYLLSHLADHLTIEQICHDNLISRSRLQKLFRDSEGTGVIEYYSALKISEAKSMIRSGQMNFTQISEYLGYSSIHYFSRQFKRSTGMTPSEYVSSIRALADEGHKKT comes from the coding sequence ATGCATATTGTCGCTGCAAATACAGATCATTTTTCAAATCCAAAGAAATATTATGGAATTCAGCTTCAGGATCTTTTTCATATAGAAGAGCTGTTTTCCCTTCATTATTTTGAATATATGAGTACCTTTTCTTTTCCCGGAGAATCCCATGATTTCTGGGAGTTTGTATGCGTTGATAAAGGAGAAGTGGAGATTGGTGCAGGTCCTCTTACCCATACTCTCAGACGCGGAGAAATCGCTTTTCACTACCCGGGTGAATTTCACTGGGTCAAGGCAAACGGAAAGATCGCACCGAATCTGATCGTGATCTCTTTTTCCTGCACAGATCCTGCGATGGAATTTTTCAGAGGAAAGATCCTTCACCTCGAAGAAACTGAACGTCGGCTGCTTGCCGGAATCATTGCAGAAGCAGGAAGTTTTTTGGAAGGACGTCTGGACGATCCCTATCAGACATCCCTGCAGATCAGGAAAGATACATCCCCTGTCTGTGGTCAGCTTATCCGCCTTCATTTAGAAGAACTTCTCCTCAGCCTTTACCGGCGTAATCAGAATCCTCTTCTGACCGAAGAAGTTTCCCGGACCCCACTGTCTGACCGGACACTCTCCAAAAATACAGATGCAGAATTATTCTCTCATATAAAGAACTATCTGCTCAGCCATCTGGCGGATCATTTAACGATTGAGCAGATCTGCCATGATAACCTGATCAGCCGCTCCCGTCTGCAGAAATTATTCCGGGATTCGGAAGGGACAGGAGTGATTGAATATTATTCTGCCTTAAAGATCAGTGAAGCAAAATCCATGATCCGCAGCGGACAGATGAATTTTACTCAGATTTCTGAATACCTTGGATACTCTTCCATCCACTATTTTTCCCGGCAGTTTAAGCGTTCTACCGGGATGACGCCATCAGAATATGTCTCTTCTATTCGGGCCCTTGCGGACGAAGGACATAAAAAAACATAA
- a CDS encoding sugar phosphate nucleotidyltransferase, whose translation MKKPVLVIMAAGMGSRYGGLKQIDPVDKEGHIIMDFSIFDAKRAGFEKVVFIIKKEDEADFKEAVGNRMEKIMDVAYAYQDLHNLPEGFEVPEGRVKPWGTAHAVLSAIDEVDGPFAVINADDYYGRHAFEVIYNYLTTHEDDDKYRYTMVGYRLKNTVTDNGHVARGICDLNDAKELVAVHERTRIEKRNGGIAYSEDDGATWTEVDPETLVSMNMWGFTRSILDEIKAEFPAFLEKGLKENPMKCEYFLPSVVSNLLESERATVQVLESEDKWYGVTYKEDKPVVVEAIQALKDAGEYPQKLWEED comes from the coding sequence ATGAAAAAACCGGTTCTTGTAATTATGGCGGCTGGAATGGGAAGCAGATATGGCGGACTGAAGCAGATCGATCCAGTCGATAAAGAAGGACATATCATTATGGACTTTTCAATCTTCGATGCAAAGCGTGCGGGATTTGAAAAAGTTGTATTTATCATTAAAAAAGAGGATGAGGCTGATTTTAAGGAAGCAGTCGGCAACAGAATGGAAAAGATCATGGATGTTGCATATGCATATCAGGATCTTCATAACCTGCCGGAAGGATTTGAAGTTCCGGAGGGTCGTGTGAAGCCATGGGGAACGGCTCATGCAGTTCTGAGTGCGATTGATGAAGTGGATGGACCATTTGCTGTTATCAATGCAGATGATTATTATGGACGTCATGCATTTGAAGTAATCTATAATTATCTGACAACGCATGAAGATGATGACAAATACCGTTATACCATGGTGGGATACCGTCTGAAAAATACGGTGACAGATAACGGACATGTTGCAAGAGGGATCTGTGACCTGAATGATGCAAAAGAATTAGTTGCAGTTCATGAGCGTACAAGAATTGAGAAGCGTAATGGTGGAATTGCATATTCAGAGGATGACGGAGCTACATGGACAGAGGTAGATCCGGAGACACTGGTTTCTATGAATATGTGGGGATTTACAAGAAGTATTCTGGATGAGATCAAGGCAGAATTTCCTGCATTTCTTGAAAAAGGACTGAAAGAGAATCCGATGAAGTGTGAGTATTTCCTGCCATCTGTTGTGAGCAACTTATTAGAGTCTGAGAGAGCAACCGTGCAGGTACTTGAGTCAGAAGATAAATGGTATGGAGTTACATATAAAGAGGACAAGCCGGTTGTTGTAGAGGCAATCCAGGCATTGAAAGATGCAGGAGAGTATCCGCAGAAATTATGGGAGGAAGACTAA
- a CDS encoding phosphotransferase enzyme family protein: MGRVSEAQINEAIANFDYEGKLLSKEPFGSGHINDTYLLKYEISEMGILKVILQRMNREIFTNPVELMENVVGVTTFLRKKIIENGGDPERETLNVIPAKDGKPYYVDSKGEYWRSYVYITDASSYDQVEKPEDFYESAVAFGHFQRMLADYPAETLNETIKGFHDTRARFQVFKDTVAKDVCGRAAEVQDEINFVLAHEDVANVFGELQDKGKLPLRVTHNDTKLNNIMIDDKTGKGICVIDLDTVMPGLAMNDFGDSIRFGASTAAEDETDLSKVSCSMDLFEIYVKGFLEGCDGKLTKKEVELLPMGAKVMTFECGMRFLTDYLDGDHYFKIHREKHNLDRCRTQFKLVADMEKKWDIMQEIVAKYNR; encoded by the coding sequence ATGGGAAGAGTGTCTGAAGCACAGATCAATGAAGCGATTGCAAATTTTGATTATGAGGGAAAGCTTTTAAGTAAAGAGCCTTTTGGAAGCGGTCATATTAATGATACATATCTTTTAAAGTATGAGATTTCAGAGATGGGAATCCTGAAAGTGATCCTTCAGCGTATGAACCGTGAGATTTTTACGAATCCGGTAGAACTGATGGAGAATGTAGTAGGGGTTACGACGTTCCTTCGTAAGAAGATCATTGAGAACGGCGGAGATCCGGAGCGTGAAACTCTGAATGTAATCCCGGCAAAGGATGGAAAGCCTTACTATGTGGATTCTAAGGGTGAGTACTGGCGTTCTTATGTATACATTACGGATGCAAGCAGTTATGACCAGGTAGAGAAACCGGAAGACTTTTACGAAAGTGCAGTCGCATTTGGACATTTCCAGCGGATGCTGGCTGATTATCCTGCAGAGACACTCAATGAGACGATCAAGGGATTCCATGATACAAGAGCAAGATTCCAGGTATTTAAAGATACCGTTGCAAAGGATGTATGCGGACGTGCAGCAGAAGTACAGGATGAGATCAACTTTGTACTGGCACATGAAGACGTGGCAAATGTATTTGGGGAGCTTCAGGACAAAGGAAAACTTCCGCTTCGTGTCACGCACAATGATACAAAGCTGAACAATATTATGATCGACGACAAGACCGGAAAGGGAATCTGCGTTATTGATCTTGATACAGTTATGCCGGGACTTGCAATGAACGATTTTGGTGATTCCATCCGTTTTGGGGCAAGTACAGCAGCAGAGGATGAGACAGACTTAAGCAAAGTATCCTGCAGTATGGATCTTTTTGAAATCTATGTAAAGGGCTTCCTTGAGGGATGTGACGGAAAGCTGACAAAGAAAGAAGTTGAACTTCTTCCGATGGGAGCAAAAGTCATGACTTTTGAGTGCGGTATGCGTTTCCTGACAGATTATCTGGATGGAGATCATTACTTCAAGATCCACAGAGAAAAGCACAATCTTGACAGATGCCGTACCCAGTTCAAACTGGTGGCAGATATGGAAAAGAAATGGGATATCATGCAGGAGATCGTAGCAAAATATAATCGCTGA
- the galE gene encoding UDP-glucose 4-epimerase GalE — translation MSILVTGGAGFIGSHTCVELLNAGYDVVVADNLYNASEKSLERVKKITGKDLKFYKADIRDKEAMNEIFEKEEIESVIHFAGLKAVGESVAKPLEYYENNIGGTITLCDVMRNHGVKNIIFSSSATVYGDPAFIPITEKCPKGTCTNPYGWTKWMLEQILTDLHTADPEWNVVLLRYFNPIGAHKSGLIGEDPKGIPNNLIPYITQVAIGKLERLGVFGDDYDTHDGTGVRDYIHVVDLAIGHVRAVEKLKEKAGVSVYNLGTGNGYSVLDMVKAFSKACGKEIPYEIKPRRAGDIATCYCDASKAKEELHWVAERGLDEMCEDSWRWQSQNPNGYEG, via the coding sequence ATGTCAATTTTAGTAACCGGAGGAGCCGGATTTATTGGAAGCCATACCTGTGTGGAACTTCTGAATGCAGGATATGATGTTGTTGTTGCAGATAACTTATACAACGCATCTGAAAAGTCACTGGAAAGAGTAAAAAAGATTACAGGAAAAGACCTGAAATTCTACAAAGCAGACATTCGTGATAAAGAAGCTATGAATGAGATCTTTGAGAAAGAAGAAATTGAGTCAGTGATTCATTTTGCAGGACTGAAAGCAGTTGGTGAGTCTGTAGCAAAGCCGCTTGAGTATTATGAGAACAATATTGGCGGAACGATTACGCTTTGTGATGTTATGAGAAACCATGGTGTGAAGAATATTATCTTCAGTTCTTCTGCAACAGTATATGGTGATCCGGCATTTATTCCGATCACTGAGAAATGCCCGAAAGGAACCTGCACAAATCCATACGGATGGACAAAGTGGATGCTGGAGCAGATCCTGACAGATCTTCATACAGCAGATCCTGAGTGGAATGTAGTACTTCTTCGTTACTTCAACCCGATCGGAGCACATAAGAGCGGTCTCATCGGTGAAGATCCGAAGGGAATCCCGAACAACCTGATTCCATATATCACTCAGGTAGCTATCGGTAAATTAGAGCGTCTTGGAGTATTCGGAGATGACTATGATACGCATGACGGTACAGGTGTCCGTGATTATATCCATGTAGTTGACCTTGCGATCGGACATGTGCGTGCAGTAGAGAAACTGAAAGAGAAAGCAGGAGTATCCGTATACAACCTTGGAACAGGAAATGGATATTCTGTTCTTGATATGGTAAAAGCATTCAGCAAGGCATGCGGAAAAGAGATTCCGTATGAGATCAAGCCTCGTCGTGCCGGAGATATCGCAACATGCTATTGTGACGCATCCAAGGCAAAAGAAGAGCTGCACTGGGTAGCTGAAAGAGGACTGGATGAGATGTGCGAAGATTCATGGAGATGGCAGAGCCAGAATCCAAATGGATACGAGGGATAA
- a CDS encoding YkgJ family cysteine cluster protein, whose amino-acid sequence MKRNVDLNEISDGRLYSANDMVKVECGDCAGCSACCQNMGTSVVLDPMDIWKMQRGTGRMLEKLLKKELELNVVDGIILPNLRMNGTREVCSFLNEEGRCSIHPYRPGICRLFPLGRYYEKNGFHYFLQIDECRKKSRGKMKVKKWLGIENLKTYETYISRWHEFLNKSEDGMKELDEQNQKVLTLLILQRFYQTPFQAKEDEEFYREFFERLSSVNEILGF is encoded by the coding sequence ATGAAGAGAAATGTAGATTTGAATGAAATATCTGATGGACGGCTGTATTCTGCCAATGATATGGTCAAAGTAGAATGTGGAGATTGTGCAGGGTGTTCTGCATGCTGTCAGAATATGGGAACTTCGGTTGTTTTAGATCCGATGGATATATGGAAAATGCAACGAGGAACAGGCAGGATGTTGGAGAAACTTCTGAAAAAAGAACTGGAGCTGAATGTTGTGGATGGAATTATTTTGCCCAATCTGCGTATGAACGGAACGAGAGAGGTCTGTTCCTTTCTGAATGAAGAAGGACGCTGCTCGATCCATCCATACAGGCCGGGAATCTGCAGGCTTTTTCCATTGGGCAGATATTATGAGAAAAATGGATTTCATTATTTTCTTCAAATTGATGAATGTCGAAAAAAATCACGTGGAAAGATGAAAGTAAAGAAATGGCTGGGGATTGAAAACCTGAAAACTTATGAAACTTATATTAGCAGGTGGCACGAGTTCCTTAATAAGAGTGAAGATGGAATGAAAGAACTGGATGAACAGAATCAGAAGGTTCTGACGTTGCTGATTCTTCAGCGGTTTTATCAGACGCCTTTTCAGGCGAAAGAAGATGAAGAATTTTACAGAGAATTTTTTGAAAGATTAAGCTCGGTGAATGAAATCCTTGGATTCTGA
- a CDS encoding polysaccharide deacetylase family protein codes for MERRRRRRKAEKLRGLKRRRRRLVLAILAVLFLPIIGARIYFGVNPVILKNSVIDVELKDSVNLKKNIRYVFAGKASQVKITGSVDNTKEGDYRVTYSWRGRKKTVTVKVRDTKPPVLEMKNSYTVDLGGAVTADDFVKKVKDASEVSLKILNAKKWDKAGEYSISVEAKDIYGNKTTGKSKLILEEDKTPPEISGAEDTEILQGKTMDFSSGVTVKDNADPDPSLSVDSTKADLNTPGTYVVTYVAKDRSGNETKVERKITVKANPEWKEKIVYLTFDDGPSENTGKILDILKQYNIKGTFFVTGNHREHDDLIKRAFDEGNSIGLHTYTHDYATVYASEQAYFDDLQKVSDLVEKITGEKSTLIRFPGGSSNTVSADYVQGLMTTLTKAVHEKGYEYFDWNCDSTDASGNNVAVSKLVQNATLCSADHVTILMHDTDAKDTTVEALPQIIEYYRGQGYSFKGLTKDSVAAHHRVNN; via the coding sequence ATGGAACGAAGACGGAGAAGGAGAAAGGCAGAGAAACTGCGTGGACTTAAGAGAAGACGCAGAAGACTGGTCTTAGCTATTCTGGCAGTGCTATTTCTTCCGATTATCGGTGCAAGAATTTATTTTGGAGTGAATCCGGTTATATTGAAAAACAGCGTTATTGATGTGGAATTGAAAGATTCAGTGAATCTGAAGAAAAATATCCGTTACGTCTTTGCGGGAAAAGCTTCTCAGGTGAAGATCACTGGTTCGGTAGATAATACGAAAGAGGGAGATTATCGGGTGACTTATTCCTGGAGGGGAAGAAAAAAGACGGTTACAGTAAAAGTAAGAGATACGAAGCCGCCAGTATTGGAGATGAAAAATTCCTATACGGTAGATCTTGGCGGAGCAGTGACTGCAGATGATTTTGTGAAAAAGGTGAAAGATGCATCGGAAGTGTCATTAAAGATTCTGAATGCTAAAAAATGGGATAAAGCGGGAGAATATTCCATTTCTGTGGAGGCAAAAGACATCTATGGTAATAAGACGACAGGAAAGTCAAAGTTGATCCTGGAAGAAGATAAGACACCACCTGAAATTTCAGGGGCGGAAGATACGGAAATTTTGCAGGGAAAGACCATGGATTTTTCCAGTGGAGTAACTGTAAAAGATAATGCAGATCCAGATCCGTCTTTAAGCGTGGATTCGACAAAGGCAGACCTGAATACACCAGGAACATATGTGGTAACTTATGTCGCAAAAGACCGTTCGGGGAATGAGACAAAGGTGGAGAGAAAGATTACCGTAAAGGCAAATCCTGAGTGGAAAGAGAAGATCGTATATCTGACCTTTGATGACGGCCCATCAGAGAATACAGGGAAAATTCTTGATATTTTAAAGCAGTATAATATAAAAGGAACATTTTTTGTAACGGGAAACCATCGGGAGCATGATGACCTGATCAAGAGAGCATTTGATGAAGGAAATTCCATCGGACTGCATACATATACGCATGATTATGCTACGGTCTATGCTTCGGAGCAGGCATATTTCGATGATCTTCAAAAAGTTTCAGACCTTGTAGAAAAGATTACAGGAGAGAAATCTACACTCATCCGTTTCCCGGGTGGATCAAGTAATACAGTCAGTGCAGACTATGTGCAGGGATTAATGACAACGCTGACCAAAGCGGTTCATGAAAAAGGTTATGAATACTTTGACTGGAACTGTGATTCTACAGATGCAAGTGGAAATAATGTCGCAGTCAGCAAACTGGTTCAAAATGCTACATTATGTTCAGCAGATCATGTGACAATTCTGATGCATGATACGGATGCAAAAGATACAACTGTTGAAGCATTGCCTCAGATTATAGAATATTATAGAGGACAAGGATATAGCTTTAAAGGACTGACAAAAGATTCCGTGGCGGCACATCATAGGGTAAATAATTAG
- the galT gene encoding UDP-glucose--hexose-1-phosphate uridylyltransferase: MLYESIKKLVQYGINTGLTPESERIYTTNLLLDLFKENNYEDTDCDLDNIVLEDVLADLLNEAVARGIIEDSIGYRDLFDTKIMNCLMPRPAQVQDAFWKKYEESPEKATAFYYKLSQDSDYIRRYRIKKDRKWTVDTEYGTLDITINLSKPEKDPKAIAAAGKAKSSAYPKCQLCMENEGYAGRLDHPARENHRIIPITIQNGKWGFQYSPYVYYNEHCIVFNGQHVPMKIDRHAFAKLFDFIKLFPHYFLGSNADLPIVGGSILSHDHFQGGNYTFAMAKAPVIENFTVAGYEDVTAGIVKWPLSVIRLQGKDTERIIDLAEHILNKWRGYTDEEAFIFAETDGTPHSTITPIARKRGDLYELDLTLRNNITTEEHPLGVYHPHAKLHHIKKENIGLIEVMGLAVLPARLKGEMELLKEYILEKKDIRSNEQIAKHADWVDEFLPSYPDVNESNVEEILQQEVGKVFCQVLEDAGVYKCTPEGLEAFRRFISVL; this comes from the coding sequence ATGCTTTATGAATCAATCAAAAAATTAGTACAGTACGGAATCAATACCGGGCTGACACCGGAATCTGAAAGAATCTATACAACGAACCTTCTTTTGGATCTTTTTAAAGAAAATAACTACGAAGATACAGACTGCGACCTTGACAACATCGTTCTTGAAGACGTACTTGCTGATCTTTTAAATGAGGCTGTTGCAAGAGGCATCATTGAAGACAGTATCGGATACCGTGATCTCTTTGATACAAAGATCATGAACTGTCTCATGCCACGTCCGGCTCAGGTTCAGGACGCTTTCTGGAAAAAATACGAAGAGTCTCCTGAAAAAGCAACTGCTTTCTACTACAAGCTGAGTCAGGACAGTGATTATATCCGCAGATACCGTATCAAAAAGGACCGCAAATGGACTGTTGATACAGAATATGGTACTCTGGATATCACGATCAACCTTTCCAAGCCTGAAAAAGATCCAAAAGCCATCGCTGCTGCAGGAAAAGCAAAGTCTTCTGCTTATCCAAAATGCCAGCTCTGTATGGAAAATGAAGGATATGCAGGACGCCTGGATCACCCGGCACGTGAAAACCACCGTATCATCCCGATCACGATCCAGAACGGAAAATGGGGATTCCAGTATTCTCCATATGTATATTATAACGAGCATTGTATCGTATTCAACGGACAGCACGTTCCAATGAAGATCGACCGCCATGCATTTGCAAAGCTGTTCGACTTCATCAAATTATTCCCACATTATTTCCTGGGATCTAATGCTGATCTCCCGATCGTAGGCGGATCAATCTTAAGCCACGACCACTTCCAGGGAGGTAACTATACTTTTGCTATGGCAAAGGCACCGGTGATCGAGAACTTTACAGTAGCAGGATACGAAGATGTTACAGCCGGCATTGTAAAATGGCCACTTTCTGTGATCCGTCTTCAGGGAAAAGATACAGAGCGTATCATCGACCTCGCTGAACATATCCTGAATAAATGGCGTGGTTATACAGATGAAGAAGCTTTCATCTTTGCAGAAACTGACGGAACACCACACAGCACGATCACTCCGATTGCAAGAAAACGTGGTGACCTGTATGAACTGGATCTCACACTGAGAAATAATATCACTACTGAAGAGCATCCGCTGGGTGTATATCATCCACACGCAAAGCTTCATCATATCAAAAAGGAAAATATCGGTCTGATCGAAGTAATGGGACTTGCAGTTCTTCCGGCACGTCTGAAAGGCGAAATGGAATTACTGAAAGAATATATCCTTGAAAAGAAAGATATCCGCAGCAATGAGCAGATTGCAAAGCATGCTGACTGGGTTGACGAATTTCTTCCATCCTACCCGGATGTCAATGAAAGCAATGTAGAAGAAATTCTTCAGCAGGAAGTAGGAAAAGTCTTCTGCCAGGTACTGGAAGATGCAGGCGTATACAAATGCACACCGGAAGGACTTGAGGCATTTAGAAGATTTATCAGTGTACTGTAA
- a CDS encoding galactokinase, producing the protein MKQKLFDKFAELFGNSDGVNFYFSPGRVNLIGEHTDYNGGHVFPCALTLGTYGAARKREDRKIHFYSMNLDSFGVVEASLDDLTNKKEYNWANYPLGVVWAFAEKGHPISSGFDMVIWGNIPNGSGLSSSASLEVLTGVILSDLFDIKDLSMTDLALIGQYSENNFNGCNCGIMDQFAVAMGKKDHAIFLDTATLDYEYAPCVLDGAKIVITNSKVKHSLVDSAYNDRRNECAAALKALQTKLDIQSLGDLSIEEFEANKELISDEIQRKRAKHAVYENQRTITAVQALKDGKIEEFGKLMNQSHISLRDDYAVSCDEIDILVDLAWAIPGVLGSRITGGGFGGCTVSIVKDEAVDTFIETIGKAYAEKVGHEAEFYTVDIGDGASRLA; encoded by the coding sequence ATGAAGCAGAAGTTATTTGACAAATTCGCGGAACTCTTCGGCAATTCCGACGGAGTAAATTTTTATTTTTCCCCGGGCCGTGTCAATCTCATCGGAGAACATACCGATTATAACGGAGGTCATGTATTTCCGTGTGCATTGACGCTCGGTACTTACGGAGCTGCCCGTAAAAGAGAGGACCGCAAGATTCATTTTTACTCTATGAACCTTGATTCATTCGGTGTCGTAGAAGCTTCACTGGATGATCTCACGAACAAAAAAGAATACAACTGGGCAAATTATCCACTCGGAGTTGTCTGGGCATTTGCGGAAAAAGGACATCCGATTTCCAGTGGATTTGATATGGTGATCTGGGGAAATATCCCGAATGGTTCCGGTCTTTCCTCTTCCGCTTCACTTGAAGTTCTGACCGGAGTTATTTTATCTGACCTTTTTGATATCAAAGACCTGTCCATGACAGATCTCGCCCTGATCGGACAGTATTCTGAAAATAACTTCAACGGTTGCAACTGTGGAATCATGGATCAGTTTGCTGTTGCCATGGGAAAGAAAGATCATGCGATCTTCCTGGATACAGCTACTCTGGACTATGAGTATGCACCTTGCGTGCTGGACGGTGCAAAGATCGTCATTACCAACAGCAAGGTGAAGCACAGCCTTGTAGATTCCGCTTATAACGACAGAAGAAATGAGTGTGCTGCGGCATTAAAGGCTCTTCAGACAAAGCTGGATATCCAGTCTTTAGGTGATCTCTCTATCGAAGAATTTGAAGCCAACAAAGAGCTTATCTCTGATGAGATCCAGCGGAAACGTGCAAAGCATGCCGTTTACGAAAATCAGCGTACGATCACCGCTGTACAGGCACTTAAGGACGGAAAGATCGAGGAATTTGGTAAACTGATGAACCAGTCCCACATTTCCCTGCGGGATGATTATGCTGTTTCCTGCGATGAGATCGATATTCTTGTTGATCTTGCCTGGGCGATCCCCGGTGTTCTCGGTTCCCGTATCACAGGAGGCGGATTTGGTGGATGTACTGTCAGCATCGTGAAAGATGAGGCCGTTGATACATTCATTGAAACGATTGGAAAAGCCTATGCAGAAAAAGTCGGACATGAAGCAGAATTCTATACTGTTGATATCGGAGACGGAGCTTCCAGACTTGCTTAA
- a CDS encoding AraC family transcriptional regulator → MSDSYKHSYIVGENLLNSLSVYNVGYQKCDPEYQWGPGVRDHYCIHHIFSGSGSYMIGEKQIRLKEGDTFILYPGVEVRYCADREKPWEYGWAGFMGTDAASIIRNTDFTKKIPYIPAGKIPDRKIREGLQKIYDVKGNTYEAAVAMTGALYSFLAVFMHYHESEVPERDARMMYVEKAENYIETNYSYPVTVEDVADYVGISRSHLFRSFQTYMNCSPKEFLSQYRIKQACRLLKETDLSVSAIAYSVGFENNLYFSKAFRKQKQISPTLYREKHRNYTGSGTGMERRAD, encoded by the coding sequence ATGTCAGATTCTTATAAGCATTCTTATATTGTCGGAGAAAATCTGTTAAATTCCCTGTCGGTATACAATGTAGGGTATCAGAAGTGCGATCCGGAGTATCAGTGGGGACCGGGAGTGAGAGATCATTATTGCATCCACCATATTTTCTCGGGAAGTGGTTCTTATATGATCGGAGAAAAGCAGATCCGGTTAAAAGAGGGAGATACGTTTATCCTGTATCCGGGAGTGGAAGTGCGGTACTGTGCGGACCGGGAGAAGCCGTGGGAATATGGCTGGGCCGGTTTTATGGGAACTGATGCGGCATCGATCATAAGAAATACGGATTTCACAAAGAAAATTCCATATATTCCTGCGGGAAAGATTCCGGACAGGAAGATCAGGGAAGGTCTGCAGAAGATTTATGATGTCAAGGGAAATACCTATGAAGCTGCGGTTGCAATGACGGGGGCGTTGTACAGTTTCCTTGCGGTTTTTATGCATTATCATGAAAGTGAAGTTCCGGAGCGGGATGCCAGGATGATGTATGTGGAAAAAGCAGAAAATTATATAGAAACGAATTATTCTTATCCTGTGACGGTGGAAGATGTTGCGGACTATGTAGGAATCAGCAGAAGTCATCTGTTCCGCTCTTTTCAGACTTATATGAACTGTTCGCCAAAGGAATTTTTGTCCCAGTACAGGATCAAGCAGGCATGCAGGCTTTTAAAGGAGACTGATCTGTCGGTTTCTGCGATTGCATATTCTGTTGGATTTGAGAATAATCTTTATTTTTCAAAGGCATTCCGTAAGCAGAAGCAGATCAGTCCGACCCTTTACAGAGAAAAGCACAGAAATTATACCGGTTCAGGAACGGGGATGGAACGGCGGGCAGATTGA
- a CDS encoding polysaccharide deacetylase family protein, translating to MKRKSSDLTEFYIQFLIVVYLLWSFPVLSFGQKEVLVPADGTVSEGEEQPVVALTFDDGPSGTSTPVLLEGLRKRGVRATFFVVGENVEKGENAQILREMSADGHLIGNHTYHHVNLSKMSAEQAQAELDATDELVRKITGKYPIYARAPYGEVPENGDVDRQRFYIGWTVDPLDWMTEDVSRITQSVLEKVEPGDIILLHDSYLSSVQAALRIVDALQGKGYEFITVDQMISD from the coding sequence GTGAAAAGAAAAAGCAGTGATCTGACAGAATTTTATATACAGTTTCTGATCGTGGTGTATCTGCTGTGGAGTTTTCCTGTGCTGTCTTTTGGGCAGAAGGAAGTGCTTGTTCCTGCAGACGGAACGGTATCGGAGGGAGAAGAGCAGCCGGTGGTGGCACTGACTTTTGATGACGGGCCGTCGGGAACTTCAACACCTGTGTTACTGGAGGGACTGCGGAAAAGAGGCGTGCGTGCCACCTTTTTTGTGGTTGGAGAGAATGTCGAAAAGGGGGAAAATGCACAGATCCTACGTGAAATGAGTGCGGATGGACATCTGATCGGGAATCATACATATCATCATGTAAATCTGTCGAAAATGTCAGCAGAACAGGCACAGGCAGAACTGGATGCAACGGATGAACTGGTCAGAAAGATTACCGGGAAGTACCCGATCTATGCCAGGGCACCTTACGGAGAAGTGCCGGAAAATGGCGATGTTGACCGACAAAGGTTTTATATAGGCTGGACGGTTGATCCGCTGGACTGGATGACCGAAGATGTGTCCAGAATTACGCAAAGTGTATTGGAAAAAGTAGAGCCGGGAGATATTATTTTACTGCATGATTCGTATCTTAGTTCGGTGCAGGCCGCTTTAAGGATCGTAGATGCCCTGCAGGGAAAAGGATATGAATTTATTACAGTGGATCAGATGATCTCAGATTAA